One segment of Vicugna pacos unplaced genomic scaffold, VicPac4 scaffold_20, whole genome shotgun sequence DNA contains the following:
- the LOC140693687 gene encoding uncharacterized protein: protein MLTPAPRREERSDSKSRGGSLSARGERCSHWRRPLPPAVNPVTRPRPTGGAWQDAGPRGLSGRFQDGRALGVRTGWRPRAPFTATAADRSRWSGRRIRGLYTRGGRPPWRPWKTWRKPSNPTSLSSSRWRRLSPLSRHRSLNRHRHRRPPSPLSRHRSRRRLGPLSPLSRYRSRRRLSPFTRHRSRRLGPLSRNSRLSRHRSLNRHRRPPSPFSRHRSRHRSLSRRLLGPFSRHRSRSRFSPFSRHCRLYRHRRPPSPLSRHRSRRRLGPLSPLSRYRSRRRFSRYRRRCRLSPFSRHRSRRRFSPLSRHRSRRRFDPLSPNSRLSRRLLGPFSRHRSRRRFSPFSRHRSLYRHRRPPSPLSRHRSLSRRLLGPFSRHRSRRRFEPLSRNSRLSRHRSRRRLGPLSRNLSRRFSPFGRYRRRCRLGPFSRHRSRRLLGPLSRHRRLNRHRRPPSCGSGTAAQTEG, encoded by the exons atgt TAACCCCCGCCCCTCGCCGGGAAGAACGCAGTGACTCCAAgagccgtggcggctctttgagcgCAAGGGGAGAGCGAtgcagccattggcggaggccgctgcctccgGCTGTCAATCCCGtgacccggccccgccccaccggcggagcgtggcaggacgcagggccgcggggactgtcgggacggttccaagatggccgcgcgcttggggtccgcaccGGCTGGCGGCCCCGAGCtccgttcactgccaccgctgctgaccggagCCGCTGGTCGGGCCGGCGAATCCGGGGTCTGTACACGCggggcgggaggccgccatggcgaccctggaaaacCTGGCGAAAGCCTTCGAATCCCACAAGTCTTTCCAGCAGTCGCTGGCgacgcctcagccccctcagccggcaccgcagcctcaaccgccaccgacaccgccgcccgcccagccccctcagccggcaccgcagccgccgccgcctcggccccctcagccccctcagccggtaccgcagccgccgccgcctcagccccttcacccggcaccgcagccgccgcctcgggcccctcagccggaacagccgcctcagccggcaccgcagcctcaaccgccatcgccgcccgcccagccccttcagccggcaccgcagccgtcACCGCAGCCTCAGCCGCCGCCTCctgggccccttcagccggcaccgcagccgcagccgcttcagtcccttcagccggcactgcagactctaccgccaccgccgcccgcccagccccctcagccggcaccgcagccgccgccgcctcggccccctcagccccctcagccggtaccgcagccgccgccgcttcagccggtaccgccgccgatgccgcctcagccccttcagccggcaccgcagccgccgccgcttcagtcccctcagccggcaccgcagccgccgccgcttcgacCCCCTCAGCccgaacagccgcctcagccgccgcctcctgggccccttcagccggcaccgcagccgccgccgcttcagtcctttcagccggcaccgcagcctctaccgccaccgccgcccgcccagccccctcagccgtcaCCGCAGCCTCAGCCGCCGCCTCctgggccccttcagccggcaccgcagccgccgccgcttcgaacccctcagccggaacagccgcctcagccggcaccgcagccgccgccgcctcggccccctcagccggaacctcagccgccgcttcagcccctttggccggtaccgccgccgatgccgcctcggccccttcagccggcaccgcagccgccgcctcctcggacccctcagccgccaccgccgcctcaaccgccaccgccgcccgcccagctgtgggtcaggaaccgctgcacagacg gaaggttaa